One region of Gossypium raimondii isolate GPD5lz chromosome 6, ASM2569854v1, whole genome shotgun sequence genomic DNA includes:
- the LOC105774128 gene encoding protein SMALL AUXIN UP-REGULATED RNA 12 has translation MDDQGGSKPTGIRQIVRLKEILQKWQTITLCTMPSTDTPHSEENHGVFCPPINQRLKNIMSFDSDEDSCHGSEPPPDVPKGYLAVYVGPELRRFIIPTSYLSHPVFTILLEKAEEEFGYDHNGGLTLPCEIETFKYLLKCIENHPNNHPVGSSVSEQLEIH, from the exons ATGGATGATCAAGGTGGTAGCAAGCCGACCGGGATCCGGCAGATTGTTAGACTAAAAGAAATCCTTCAGAAGTGGCAAACCATCACGTTATGCACGATGCCGAGTACGGATACCCCACATTCAGAAGAAAACCATGGAGTTTTCTGCCCACCAATCAACCAAAGGCTCAAAAACATTATGTCTTTTGATTCTGACGAGGACAGTTGCCACGGTTCCGAACCGCCGCCCGATGTCCCAAAGGGATATTTAGCAGTTTACGTCGGACCAGAGCTTCGAAGGTTTATCATCCCGACAAGCTACCTCAGCCATCCTGTCTTCACTATTCTGCTGGAGAAGGCTGAGGAGGAATTCGGGTACGATCACAACGGTGGACTTACGCTCCCTTGTGAGATCGAGACCTTCAAGTATCTTCTCAAGTGCATAGAGAACCATCCAAACAATCACCCTGTTGGCAGCTCAGTTTCTGAACAG CTGGAGATTCATTAA